Part of the Legionella cardiaca genome, GTCTAAATTTGAGATCGTTAAATAAGTCGCCTATGATTAAATGCGTATTGTCTATTTTTAATAGAAAATATCTATTAAAATAATATAATTAATTGATTTTATTTAAAATAATTTTTCAGCTATGTTTACTATATAGAATAATAAATCAGGAGTGTTAATATGGACGATGTAATTAAAAAATTATCAGTTCTCATGGCAGATACTTATGCTTTGTATTTAAAAACGCAAAACTATCACTGGCATGTCAAAGGCCCACAATTTAAAGCCATGCATGAGTTATTTGAAATGCAATATCAAGAATTGGCGGATGCTGTTGATACTGTTGCTGAACGCATTCGAACTTTAGGTCATCATACCCCAGCTACGTTTAAAGAATTTGAAAGTTTAAAGCGAGTAAAAGATGGGGATTCCAGGAAAAATGCCAATGAAATGGTGATTGAACTTGCCCATGATCATGACACATTGGTCAAAGATTTAAATCAGGCGCTTATACTGGTTCAAGAAAATAGGGATGAAGGTACAGCAAACCTTCTTAGTGATAGAATTGCCGCCCATGAAAAAGCTCGCTGGATGTTGAATGCCTCAAGAG contains:
- a CDS encoding Dps family protein, which produces MDDVIKKLSVLMADTYALYLKTQNYHWHVKGPQFKAMHELFEMQYQELADAVDTVAERIRTLGHHTPATFKEFESLKRVKDGDSRKNANEMVIELAHDHDTLVKDLNQALILVQENRDEGTANLLSDRIAAHEKARWMLNASREIN